From Corynebacterium frankenforstense DSM 45800, the proteins below share one genomic window:
- the dnaA gene encoding chromosomal replication initiator protein DnaA → MADGKQALEQTWREVVAELVGASERPDSGIPPLNHKQRAFLALAKPIVLVDGYVLLATPHQMAKQVVENELGEQITRVLSERMHRPCSLAVSVDPQAAHRETEEAHAVADAASAPVDSVIGQNPAAPQNAGQTGQAGSPAAAGFDAGENAGGFPGAGAPTEQRQAPHQSEAFDLTSSPAAFHDPEAQAGGPAQSGTPTQEQRRNEAPQQTEVPGYGEQTGFTPGSGPGSDPSGFGGAPTRQNDYNSGFSAPGAAGAPTPTPTRRDPATGTGGASAINGAPRQTEAGGWRQSYSGEAAQRLPREQPAHDPNRETSLNPRYTFESFVIGSSNRFANGAAVAVAENPARAYNPLFISGGSGLGKTHLLHAAGNYAKLLQPSLRIKYVSSEEFTNDYINSVRDDRQESFKRRYRNLDILMVDDIQFLQGKEGTQEEFFHTFNALHQANKQIILSSDRPPKELTTLEDRLRTRFQAGLIADIQPPDLETRIAILMKKAEADGTRVERDVLELIASRFESSIRELEGALVRVSAYSSLIKEPIDLANAEVALRDILPDPQDVVITASTIIETTAEHFGISTATLCGTGKTRAVTHARQLGMYLCRELTDLSLPKIGDQFGGKDHTTVMYADRKIRKEMTEKRDTYDEIQSLTQKIKNAGRASI, encoded by the coding sequence GTGGCTGACGGTAAGCAGGCACTGGAGCAGACGTGGCGGGAGGTCGTCGCGGAACTCGTCGGCGCCTCCGAGCGCCCCGATTCCGGCATCCCGCCGCTGAACCACAAGCAGCGGGCCTTCCTCGCGCTCGCCAAGCCGATCGTGCTGGTCGACGGCTACGTGCTGCTGGCGACCCCGCACCAGATGGCCAAGCAGGTCGTCGAGAACGAGCTCGGCGAGCAGATCACCCGGGTGCTCAGCGAGCGCATGCACCGGCCCTGCTCGCTGGCCGTCTCGGTCGACCCGCAGGCCGCCCACCGCGAGACCGAGGAGGCCCACGCCGTCGCCGACGCGGCCTCCGCGCCCGTCGACTCGGTCATCGGACAGAACCCGGCCGCCCCGCAGAATGCCGGCCAGACCGGCCAGGCAGGCAGCCCTGCCGCAGCCGGCTTCGACGCCGGGGAGAACGCCGGTGGCTTTCCGGGCGCCGGGGCCCCGACCGAGCAGCGCCAGGCGCCGCACCAGAGCGAGGCGTTCGACCTGACCTCCTCGCCGGCGGCCTTCCACGACCCGGAGGCCCAGGCCGGCGGCCCGGCTCAGTCAGGCACCCCGACCCAGGAGCAGCGCCGCAACGAGGCACCGCAGCAGACCGAGGTGCCGGGATACGGCGAGCAGACCGGCTTCACCCCCGGCTCGGGACCCGGTTCCGACCCCTCGGGCTTCGGTGGCGCCCCCACCAGGCAGAACGACTACAACTCGGGCTTTTCGGCCCCGGGCGCCGCAGGCGCCCCGACCCCCACGCCCACCCGGCGGGATCCGGCGACGGGGACCGGCGGGGCGTCGGCAATCAACGGCGCACCCCGGCAGACCGAGGCCGGCGGCTGGCGGCAGAGCTACAGCGGCGAGGCCGCGCAACGCCTGCCGCGCGAGCAGCCGGCGCACGACCCGAACCGCGAGACCTCGCTGAACCCGCGCTACACCTTCGAGTCCTTCGTCATCGGCTCGTCGAACCGCTTCGCCAACGGCGCCGCGGTCGCCGTGGCCGAGAATCCCGCCCGCGCATACAACCCGCTGTTCATCTCCGGCGGGTCCGGACTGGGCAAGACGCACCTGCTGCACGCCGCCGGCAACTACGCCAAACTGCTGCAGCCGAGCCTGCGCATCAAGTACGTCTCGTCGGAGGAGTTCACCAACGACTACATCAACTCGGTGCGTGACGACCGGCAGGAGTCCTTCAAGCGGCGCTACCGCAACCTCGACATCCTGATGGTCGACGACATCCAGTTCCTGCAGGGCAAGGAGGGCACGCAGGAGGAGTTCTTCCACACCTTCAACGCGCTGCACCAGGCCAACAAGCAGATCATCCTGTCCTCGGACCGCCCGCCGAAGGAGCTGACCACCCTCGAGGACCGCCTGCGCACCCGCTTCCAGGCCGGGCTGATCGCGGACATCCAGCCGCCGGACCTGGAGACGCGCATCGCGATCCTGATGAAGAAGGCGGAGGCCGACGGCACGCGCGTCGAGCGCGACGTGCTCGAACTGATCGCCAGCCGCTTCGAGAGCTCCATCCGTGAGCTCGAGGGCGCGCTGGTGCGTGTCTCGGCGTACTCCTCGCTGATCAAGGAGCCGATCGACCTGGCCAACGCCGAGGTCGCGCTGCGCGACATCCTGCCCGACCCGCAGGACGTGGTGATCACGGCCTCGACGATCATCGAGACCACCGCCGAGCACTTCGGGATCTCGACGGCGACCCTGTGCGGCACCGGCAAGACCCGCGCGGTCACGCACGCCCGCCAGCTGGGCATGTACCTGTGCCGCGAGCTGACCGACCTGTCGCTGCCGAAGATCGGCGACCAGTTCGGCGGCAAGGACCACACGACCGTGATGTACGCCGACCGGAAGATCCGCAAGGAGATGACGGAGAAGCGCGACACCTACGACGAGATCCAGTCGCTGACCCAGAAGATCAAGAACGCGGGGCGCGCCTCGATCTAG
- the dnaN gene encoding DNA polymerase III subunit beta gives MESQGVSFRVAKDDFADAVAWVARSLPSKAAQPVLRAMVITAGDEGLELAGFDYEVSTRVRVAADVEQPGVIAVAGKLIAEITGSLPNKPVDVRLQDTTVSVDCGASHFELPLIPLDDYPKLPELPEVTGTVDPRLFSEAVGQVAAAAGRDDTLPMLTGVHVEIHGSEVVMAATDRFRLARRTMEWQPKSPDIEATLLIPAKTLQDNARTLDNQVSSDPVDIAVGAGDQVGAAGLFGVHTDNRETTTRMLDAEFPNITPLLPKTHTSIATVEIAPLQEAIRRVSLVTDRNAQIRMQFRSGELILSAAGTDSGHAEESLPCAFTGADELLIAFNPGYLKDGLAVVHTDRVVFGFTEPSRPAILIPEPEELPEADAEGNFPTPATDFTYLLMPVRLPG, from the coding sequence ATGGAGTCACAAGGGGTCTCGTTCCGTGTGGCCAAGGACGACTTCGCCGACGCGGTCGCCTGGGTCGCCCGCAGCCTGCCGAGCAAGGCGGCCCAGCCCGTGCTTCGTGCCATGGTCATCACCGCAGGCGACGAGGGCCTTGAGCTGGCCGGATTCGACTACGAGGTCTCCACGCGGGTGCGCGTGGCGGCCGACGTCGAGCAGCCCGGCGTCATCGCCGTGGCCGGCAAGCTGATCGCGGAGATCACCGGTTCGCTGCCGAACAAGCCCGTCGACGTGCGCCTGCAGGACACGACCGTGTCGGTCGACTGCGGCGCCTCGCACTTCGAGCTGCCCCTGATCCCGCTCGACGACTACCCGAAGCTGCCTGAGCTGCCCGAGGTCACCGGCACCGTCGACCCGCGGCTGTTCTCCGAGGCCGTCGGCCAGGTCGCCGCCGCCGCGGGCCGCGACGACACCCTGCCGATGCTGACCGGCGTGCACGTCGAGATCCACGGCTCCGAGGTCGTCATGGCCGCCACCGACCGCTTCCGTCTGGCCCGGCGCACCATGGAGTGGCAGCCGAAGTCCCCGGACATCGAGGCCACGCTGCTCATCCCGGCCAAGACTCTGCAGGACAACGCCCGCACCCTGGACAACCAGGTCAGCAGCGACCCGGTCGACATCGCCGTCGGTGCCGGTGACCAGGTCGGCGCAGCCGGCCTCTTCGGCGTGCACACCGACAACCGCGAGACCACCACGCGCATGCTCGACGCGGAGTTCCCGAACATCACCCCGCTGCTGCCCAAGACGCACACCTCGATCGCGACCGTGGAGATCGCCCCGCTGCAGGAGGCGATCCGCCGCGTCTCGCTGGTCACCGACCGCAACGCGCAGATCCGCATGCAGTTCCGCTCCGGCGAGCTGATCCTCTCGGCCGCGGGCACCGACTCCGGCCACGCCGAGGAGTCCCTGCCCTGCGCCTTCACCGGCGCCGACGAGCTGCTCATCGCGTTCAACCCGGGCTACCTCAAGGACGGCCTGGCCGTGGTGCACACCGACCGCGTGGTCTTCGGCTTCACGGAGCCCTCGCGCCCGGCGATCCTCATCCCTGAGCCCGAGGAGCTCCCCGAGGCCGACGCGGAGGGCAACTTCCCGACTCCGGCGACGGACTTCACGTACCTGCTGATGCCCGTGCGCCTGCCGGGTTAG
- the recF gene encoding DNA replication/repair protein RecF (All proteins in this family for which functions are known are DNA-binding proteins that assist the filamentation of RecA onto DNA for the initiation of recombination or recombinational repair.) — protein sequence MRLSELSLRDFRSWPQLNLHLDEGVTLFVGRNGYGKTNIIEAVGYLAHLSSHRVNSDAALVRAGAENARVSATAINEGRQLTAHLLLKPRGANQAQINRTRLRSPREVLGVVRTVLFAPEDLALVRGEPAERRRYLDAIIATRTPRLAGVKADYDKVLRQRNALLKSAGRALRRGYGSEDGAAALVTLDTWDAQLAALGAQVMRARMDLAAELDPHVTAAYAQMAPGPRAAHVTYAPRTEVEPDADVATIEAELLAHLGRARDKEIDRGMSLVGPHRDDLSVTLGDGPAKGFASHGETWSVAIALRLGEFQLLRAEGTDPILILDDVFAELDAQRRRQLVALAQEVEQVLITAAVDEDLPGNLDGLTVARHEITLDDDHLSLLDAAPHPDAEDGAVSGGAPAADAAAGDAGREDVAEDEGAEEVAAGDDAAGGVGQDEEAEEETAEEEEGGDAE from the coding sequence GTGCGCCTCAGCGAACTCTCCCTGCGCGACTTCCGTTCCTGGCCGCAGCTCAACCTGCATCTCGACGAGGGGGTGACCCTCTTCGTCGGCCGCAACGGCTATGGCAAGACCAACATCATCGAGGCCGTGGGCTACCTGGCCCACCTGTCCTCGCACCGCGTCAACTCGGATGCCGCGCTGGTCCGAGCCGGCGCGGAGAACGCCCGCGTCTCGGCGACCGCGATCAACGAGGGCCGTCAGCTGACCGCCCATCTGCTGCTGAAACCCCGCGGGGCGAACCAGGCGCAGATCAACCGCACCCGCCTGCGCTCCCCGCGTGAGGTGCTCGGCGTGGTGCGCACCGTTCTCTTCGCGCCCGAGGACCTCGCGCTGGTCCGCGGCGAGCCTGCCGAGCGGCGCCGCTACCTCGACGCGATCATCGCCACGCGCACGCCGCGTCTCGCCGGGGTCAAGGCCGACTACGACAAGGTGCTGCGCCAGCGGAACGCCCTGCTGAAGTCGGCCGGCCGGGCGCTGCGCCGCGGTTACGGTTCGGAGGACGGCGCCGCCGCGCTGGTCACCCTGGACACCTGGGACGCGCAGCTGGCCGCGCTCGGTGCGCAGGTCATGCGCGCGCGCATGGACCTGGCCGCCGAGCTCGACCCGCACGTGACCGCGGCGTACGCGCAGATGGCCCCGGGCCCGCGCGCCGCGCACGTCACCTACGCCCCGCGCACCGAGGTCGAGCCCGACGCGGATGTGGCGACCATCGAGGCTGAACTGCTCGCCCACCTGGGCCGCGCGCGCGACAAGGAGATCGACCGCGGCATGAGCCTCGTCGGCCCGCACCGCGACGACCTCTCGGTGACCCTCGGCGACGGCCCGGCCAAGGGCTTCGCCAGCCACGGCGAGACCTGGAGCGTGGCCATCGCGCTGCGCCTCGGCGAATTCCAGCTGCTGCGCGCCGAGGGCACCGACCCGATCCTCATCCTCGACGACGTCTTCGCCGAGCTCGACGCGCAGCGCCGCCGCCAGCTCGTCGCGCTCGCGCAGGAGGTCGAGCAGGTGCTCATCACCGCCGCCGTCGACGAGGACCTGCCCGGCAACCTCGACGGGCTCACCGTCGCGCGCCACGAGATCACCCTCGACGACGACCACCTCTCGCTTCTCGACGCCGCGCCCCACCCCGATGCGGAAGATGGAGCCGTTTCCGGTGGCGCGCCCGCCGCTGACGCGGCGGCCGGAGACGCCGGCAGAGAAGACGTCGCCGAAGACGAAGGCGCTGAAGAAGTGGCCGCCGGTGATGATGCAGCGGGTGGAGTTGGACAGGACGAAGAAGCCGAGGAAGAAACGGCCGAGGAAGAGGAAGGCGGTGACGCCGAGTGA
- a CDS encoding DciA family protein — protein MSGSERENAAEPQAGGDIIAETFGNLRRRAGAGNRHAPSLKFQANARSEAKVPGLKEPERTRRGRRGTKKRRRGIPTGADGYIVQRRRDVDNVGSLLSREMHRRGWTGHLADGWVSGHWEELVGEKIAQHTRVEMIKETTVFITCDSTSWATNLRYMQRQILQEIARKVGPDVITQLKIFGPKAPSWRKGPLHVKGRGPRDTYG, from the coding sequence GTGAGCGGGAGCGAGCGGGAGAACGCCGCCGAGCCGCAGGCGGGCGGCGACATCATCGCGGAGACCTTCGGTAACCTGCGCCGGCGCGCGGGAGCCGGCAACCGGCACGCGCCGAGCCTGAAGTTCCAGGCCAACGCCCGCTCCGAGGCCAAGGTACCCGGCCTGAAGGAGCCCGAGCGGACCAGGCGCGGCCGGCGCGGGACGAAGAAGCGCCGACGTGGCATCCCCACCGGCGCGGACGGCTACATCGTGCAGCGCCGCCGGGACGTCGACAATGTGGGCAGCCTGCTCAGCCGCGAGATGCACCGCCGCGGCTGGACCGGCCACCTGGCCGACGGCTGGGTCTCCGGGCACTGGGAGGAGCTGGTCGGCGAGAAGATCGCCCAGCACACCCGCGTCGAGATGATCAAGGAGACCACCGTCTTCATCACCTGCGACTCGACGTCGTGGGCGACGAACCTGCGCTACATGCAGCGCCAGATCCTCCAGGAGATCGCCCGCAAGGTCGGGCCTGACGTGATCACGCAGCTGAAGATCTTCGGGCCGAAGGCGCCGAGCTGGCGCAAGGGGCCGCTGCACGTCAAGGGGCGCGGGCCCCGCGACACCTACGGATAG
- the gyrB gene encoding DNA topoisomerase (ATP-hydrolyzing) subunit B gives MATNAEHHDYDASSITILEGLEAVRKRPGMYIGSTGKRGLHHLVWEVVDNSVDEAMAGYATKVDVTLLADGGIQVVDDGRGIPVEMHASGVPTVQVVMTQLHAGGKFDSESYAVSGGLHGVGISVVNALSTRVEADIKRDGKHWLQNFQNALPDPLIEGGNARGTGTTIRFWPDAEIFETVDFDFETISRRLQEMAFLNKGLTITLRDDRATDAELELEALAEGGDTATSLDEVDEKADAGEAPATPKKREKKKVFHYPNGLQDYVNYLNNSKQPIHPSIVAFDAVGEGHELELAMQWNNSFKESVHTFANTINTVEGGTHEEGFRSALTSLMNRYARDHKLLKEKDKNLTGDDCREGIAAVISVRVGDPQFEGQTKTKLGNTEVRSFVQKATYEHVGDWLEANPAEAKVIVNKAISSAHARQAARKARDLVRRKSATDLGGLPGKLADCRSKDPTRSELFIVEGDSAGGSAKQGRDSMYQAILPLRGKILNVEKARLDRVLKNAEVQAIITALGTGIHDEFDINKLRYHKIVLMADADVDGQHIATLLLTLLFRFMPALVEEGHVYLAQPPLYKLKWQKGEPGYAFSDADRDKQLDEGRGAGRKINTDDGIQRYKGLGEMNPNELWETTLDPTTRILRRVDLHDAQRADELFSILMGDDVTARRSFITRRAKDVRFLDI, from the coding sequence GTGGCAACCAACGCTGAGCACCACGATTACGACGCCTCATCGATCACCATCCTCGAGGGGCTGGAGGCCGTCCGCAAGCGCCCGGGCATGTACATCGGCTCGACCGGCAAGCGCGGCCTGCACCACCTGGTGTGGGAGGTCGTCGACAACTCGGTCGACGAGGCGATGGCCGGGTACGCGACGAAGGTCGACGTCACCCTGCTCGCCGACGGCGGCATCCAGGTCGTCGACGACGGCCGTGGCATCCCGGTCGAGATGCACGCCTCCGGTGTGCCCACCGTCCAGGTGGTCATGACCCAGCTGCACGCCGGCGGCAAGTTCGACTCCGAGTCCTACGCGGTCTCCGGCGGTCTGCACGGTGTGGGCATCTCCGTGGTCAACGCCCTGTCCACCCGCGTCGAGGCCGACATCAAGCGCGACGGCAAGCACTGGCTGCAGAACTTCCAGAACGCGCTGCCCGACCCGCTGATCGAGGGCGGCAACGCCCGCGGCACCGGCACGACCATCCGCTTCTGGCCGGACGCGGAGATCTTCGAGACCGTCGACTTCGACTTCGAGACGATCTCGCGGCGCCTGCAGGAGATGGCCTTCCTGAACAAGGGCCTGACCATCACGCTGCGCGACGACCGCGCCACCGACGCCGAGCTGGAGCTCGAGGCCCTCGCCGAGGGCGGCGACACGGCCACCAGCCTCGACGAGGTCGACGAGAAGGCCGACGCCGGCGAGGCACCCGCCACGCCGAAGAAGCGTGAGAAGAAGAAGGTCTTCCACTACCCGAACGGCCTGCAGGACTACGTCAACTACCTGAACAACTCCAAGCAGCCGATCCACCCGTCGATCGTCGCGTTCGACGCCGTCGGCGAGGGCCACGAGCTCGAGCTGGCCATGCAGTGGAACAACTCCTTCAAGGAGTCGGTGCACACCTTCGCCAACACCATCAACACGGTCGAGGGCGGCACGCACGAGGAGGGCTTCCGCTCCGCGCTGACCTCCCTGATGAACCGCTACGCGCGGGACCACAAGCTGCTCAAGGAGAAGGACAAGAACCTCACCGGCGACGACTGCCGCGAGGGCATCGCCGCCGTGATCTCCGTGCGCGTCGGCGACCCGCAGTTCGAGGGCCAGACCAAGACCAAGCTGGGCAACACCGAGGTGCGCTCCTTCGTGCAGAAGGCCACCTACGAGCACGTCGGCGACTGGCTCGAGGCCAACCCGGCCGAGGCCAAGGTCATCGTCAACAAGGCGATCTCCTCGGCCCACGCCCGCCAGGCCGCCCGCAAGGCCCGCGACCTGGTGCGCCGCAAGTCCGCCACCGACCTGGGCGGACTGCCCGGCAAGCTGGCCGACTGCCGCTCCAAGGACCCGACACGCTCCGAGCTGTTCATCGTGGAGGGCGACTCGGCCGGTGGCTCCGCCAAGCAGGGCCGCGACTCGATGTACCAGGCCATCCTGCCGCTGCGCGGCAAGATCCTGAACGTGGAGAAGGCGCGCCTCGACCGCGTGCTCAAGAACGCCGAGGTCCAGGCCATCATCACCGCCCTGGGCACCGGCATCCACGACGAGTTCGACATCAACAAGCTGCGCTACCACAAGATCGTGCTGATGGCCGACGCCGACGTCGACGGCCAGCACATCGCCACGCTGCTGCTGACCCTGCTCTTCCGCTTCATGCCGGCGCTCGTCGAGGAGGGCCACGTCTACCTCGCTCAGCCGCCGCTGTACAAGCTGAAGTGGCAGAAGGGCGAGCCCGGCTACGCGTTCTCCGACGCCGACCGCGACAAGCAGCTCGACGAGGGCCGCGGCGCCGGCCGCAAGATCAACACCGACGACGGCATCCAGCGCTACAAGGGCCTCGGCGAGATGAACCCGAACGAGCTGTGGGAGACCACGCTGGACCCGACCACGCGCATCCTGCGCCGCGTCGACCTGCACGACGCGCAGCGTGCCGACGAGCTGTTCTCCATCCTCATGGGTGACGACGTCACGGCCCGCCGCTCCTTCATCACCCGCCGCGCGAAGGACGTCCGCTTCCTGGACATCTAG
- a CDS encoding DUF6918 family protein → MQNELAHLLASRHRAGLVADLGDLAEETIRSRTGVSGVALRTTMKAARAVDRDVVVKVIDRMIPDVLGALTPQWTQFCAGREHAAGHDAGAGDAEATAGSEPQADATVGSANHGDNATAETPGHGSVGKVNDFGQFLDARRDTTAEQLLAVSDSWADRVDFPALLTIYRGVRGRAHGLIVPAVPELGRIIQRHADNS, encoded by the coding sequence ATGCAGAACGAGCTGGCGCACCTTTTGGCGAGCCGGCACCGCGCCGGACTCGTCGCCGATCTCGGCGATCTGGCCGAGGAGACCATCCGCTCGCGCACCGGCGTCAGCGGGGTGGCGTTGCGCACGACCATGAAGGCCGCGCGTGCCGTCGACCGCGACGTGGTGGTCAAGGTGATAGACCGGATGATCCCGGACGTCCTCGGGGCGCTGACCCCGCAGTGGACTCAGTTCTGCGCCGGACGGGAGCACGCCGCCGGACACGATGCCGGGGCCGGAGATGCCGAAGCGACCGCCGGTTCTGAACCGCAGGCCGACGCCACCGTTGGATCCGCCAACCATGGGGATAACGCAACAGCCGAAACCCCAGGTCACGGCTCCGTGGGCAAGGTCAACGACTTCGGTCAGTTCCTCGACGCCCGTCGCGACACCACCGCCGAGCAGCTGCTGGCGGTCTCGGACTCGTGGGCGGACCGGGTGGACTTCCCGGCGCTTCTGACCATCTACCGCGGCGTGCGCGGCCGGGCCCACGGCCTGATCGTGCCGGCGGTGCCGGAGCTGGGCCGGATCATCCAGCGCCACGCCGACAACAGCTGA
- a CDS encoding alpha/beta fold hydrolase — translation MTHHTEPIIVDADIPDGSRTPVNVFPGGERPLVVLWPGFGVGASYYRPIAAELAARGFPSAIGELRGQGASTARAGRHASWGYFELATQDYRLVIEAAKAELGLDESHPTVLLTHSLGGQVATAFLALDDAPRLGVAGLFGVGSGSPYFRTFEGNTRVRIRVGASLFALGNRLFGHWPGAIAGIDPVGYGRQPARLMADWRHLALHNSFEHVFDGHGVADHRAALAGVEAPVLFTRFENDEMCPLASSQALAGHLPNAEVGCEELPGRLGHNRWAREPQIVADRFERFLEDNGI, via the coding sequence GTGACGCACCACACTGAACCGATCATCGTCGACGCAGACATCCCCGACGGCTCCCGCACGCCGGTCAACGTCTTCCCCGGCGGCGAGCGCCCGCTGGTGGTGCTCTGGCCCGGCTTCGGCGTCGGCGCCTCCTACTACCGCCCCATCGCCGCCGAACTCGCCGCGCGCGGTTTCCCCTCCGCCATCGGCGAACTGCGCGGCCAGGGCGCGAGCACCGCCCGCGCCGGCCGCCACGCCAGCTGGGGCTACTTTGAGCTGGCCACCCAGGACTACCGCCTGGTCATCGAGGCCGCCAAGGCCGAGCTCGGCCTCGACGAGTCCCACCCGACCGTCCTGCTCACCCACTCCCTCGGCGGACAGGTCGCCACCGCCTTCCTCGCGCTTGACGACGCCCCGCGGCTCGGCGTCGCCGGCCTCTTCGGCGTGGGCAGCGGCTCGCCGTACTTCCGCACCTTCGAGGGCAACACCCGCGTGCGCATCCGCGTCGGGGCGTCCCTCTTCGCGCTGGGCAACCGCCTCTTCGGCCACTGGCCGGGCGCGATCGCCGGCATCGACCCCGTCGGCTACGGCCGCCAGCCCGCCCGGCTGATGGCCGACTGGCGCCACCTCGCCCTGCACAACAGCTTCGAGCACGTCTTCGACGGCCACGGGGTCGCCGACCACCGCGCCGCCCTGGCCGGGGTCGAGGCGCCGGTGCTGTTCACCCGCTTCGAGAACGACGAGATGTGCCCGCTGGCCTCCTCGCAGGCCCTGGCCGGGCACCTGCCGAACGCGGAGGTCGGCTGCGAGGAGCTGCCCGGCCGGCTGGGCCACAACCGCTGGGCGCGGGAGCCGCAGATCGTCGCCGACCGCTTCGAGCGCTTCCTCGAGGACAACGGGATCTGA
- a CDS encoding CopG family transcriptional regulator: protein MAMTLRLSAEEDRALALLARAQGSSKREAAVRAIVAAAARTLDDAAVVQLARESVREYTAAEERLR, encoded by the coding sequence ATGGCGATGACGTTGCGACTCTCAGCCGAGGAGGACCGGGCACTCGCGCTGCTGGCGCGCGCGCAGGGTTCGAGCAAGAGGGAGGCGGCGGTGCGTGCCATCGTCGCCGCCGCCGCGCGGACGCTTGACGACGCCGCGGTGGTCCAACTGGCGCGCGAGTCCGTGCGCGAGTACACCGCCGCCGAGGAGCGGCTGCGGTGA